In the genome of Acetobacter oryzifermentans, one region contains:
- the pstS gene encoding phosphate ABC transporter substrate-binding protein PstS: MLPKMRFSFRSETCAAAVACLLAAVPSFSHAQSVTGAGSSFAAPIYEAWASAAKADTGVNVNYQTVGSSAGQNQILAGTVDFGASDAPMDAKKLESAHLFQFPTVMGGIVPVVNIPGIKADVLVLSGDVLAAIYSGDITSWNDPKIAALNPGVSLPDTAVAPIHRADGSGTTFVFTSYLDQSSKNWHDQYGAGTSISWPGGLGARGNDGVAATVQNTEGGVGYVEYAYASRNHLTTIRLKNSSGQAVAASQASFSQAAEAADWKNASHFSVNLLNTSGAQAWPIVSATYVLVPLPARNPARDEAVKRFFIWDFAKGDSIAAKLDYVPLPKAVKDSIQSAWQAGK, translated from the coding sequence ATGCTCCCCAAAATGCGTTTTTCTTTTCGGTCTGAAACCTGTGCTGCTGCGGTTGCCTGCTTGCTGGCAGCTGTACCCTCTTTTTCTCACGCACAAAGTGTAACTGGTGCGGGGTCCAGTTTTGCTGCCCCGATTTATGAGGCCTGGGCCTCTGCCGCCAAAGCAGATACAGGTGTTAATGTAAATTATCAGACTGTAGGCTCCAGCGCCGGGCAGAACCAGATTTTGGCAGGCACGGTAGATTTTGGGGCATCTGATGCGCCTATGGATGCCAAAAAGCTGGAAAGCGCCCATCTTTTTCAGTTCCCCACTGTTATGGGCGGGATTGTGCCGGTTGTGAACATTCCGGGCATTAAGGCAGATGTGTTGGTGCTGAGTGGTGATGTGCTGGCCGCTATCTACTCTGGTGATATCACCAGTTGGAATGATCCAAAAATTGCCGCACTTAACCCCGGTGTTTCTCTGCCAGATACGGCAGTAGCGCCTATCCATCGTGCAGATGGGTCTGGCACAACATTTGTGTTCACATCCTACCTCGATCAGTCTTCCAAAAATTGGCATGATCAATACGGTGCAGGCACATCTATCAGTTGGCCGGGTGGCTTGGGCGCACGCGGGAATGATGGCGTAGCCGCTACCGTACAGAATACGGAAGGTGGCGTAGGGTATGTGGAATATGCCTATGCCAGCCGTAACCACCTTACTACCATCCGCCTCAAGAACAGTTCTGGTCAGGCTGTAGCAGCCTCTCAGGCCAGCTTCTCTCAGGCAGCAGAAGCAGCAGATTGGAAAAATGCTTCGCATTTCTCTGTTAATTTGCTGAACACTTCTGGCGCGCAGGCATGGCCAATTGTTTCTGCCACGTATGTTCTGGTGCCGCTGCCTGCACGTAATCCCGCGCGTGATGAAGCTGTAAAGCGCTTCTTTATCTGGGATTTTGCAAAGGGTGATTCCATTGCAGCAAAGCTTGATTACGTGCCGTTGCCCAAGGCTGTTAAAGATAGCATCCAATCTGCATGGCAGGCTGGTAAATAA
- a CDS encoding sensor histidine kinase, which produces MVAQAWLIMGEGAIAGAAMATLGGMVLGRMRASASHVPVLARRSPSKEVSQPCLEQVMACLPAAMLVINETRGLCVVSKMAEQQFDGDLGSIVRHPAFQAKLDVVLAQKVGNTPSGRVRVILDIPRLRVVQAVLQKQSLPAELLPISMRRENTAPNAQTTLVFVDLHDETDAVVAERQHTDFVAFASHELRTPLAALLGFIETLQGPAADDPLAQKEFLEIMSQQAKRMQNLLNSLLYLSRVQMQEHQKPREAVCLADLFEQCQAEGDLLSAGLPVKVDVQPPENKSWQVAGDETQLLQVVVNLVENAIKYSLVSEKTKSGKLVSITITCHQAEEDQRWPSAAGIVLSVTDNGPGIPARHLARLTERFYRVAKTAAAVQGSGLGLAIVQHIVTRHGGRFVVESAVGQGTSCHIWLPLLPLVADPSLNCHQTVLQP; this is translated from the coding sequence ATGGTTGCACAGGCATGGCTGATAATGGGGGAGGGGGCCATAGCTGGTGCAGCCATGGCAACTTTGGGTGGCATGGTGCTTGGGCGTATGCGTGCTTCTGCAAGCCATGTGCCTGTTCTTGCACGACGTAGCCCTAGTAAGGAAGTTTCTCAACCCTGTCTAGAACAGGTTATGGCCTGTCTGCCTGCTGCCATGTTGGTAATAAATGAAACACGCGGGTTGTGTGTGGTTTCCAAAATGGCTGAACAGCAGTTTGATGGAGACCTTGGCAGTATAGTCCGCCATCCGGCGTTTCAGGCCAAGCTGGATGTGGTGCTTGCGCAAAAGGTAGGAAACACACCATCGGGCCGTGTGCGTGTTATTCTGGATATTCCACGGTTGCGAGTGGTTCAGGCTGTTTTGCAAAAACAAAGCCTGCCAGCAGAATTGTTGCCAATAAGTATGCGCAGGGAAAACACAGCACCCAATGCACAAACAACATTGGTGTTTGTTGATTTGCATGATGAAACAGATGCTGTTGTTGCGGAACGTCAGCATACGGATTTTGTGGCATTTGCCAGCCACGAGCTACGCACACCTTTGGCAGCTTTGCTGGGGTTTATAGAAACTTTGCAGGGGCCAGCTGCAGATGATCCATTGGCACAAAAAGAGTTTTTGGAAATTATGTCTCAGCAGGCCAAGCGGATGCAAAACCTGCTGAACAGCTTGCTTTATCTTTCCCGCGTGCAAATGCAGGAACACCAAAAACCGCGTGAAGCAGTGTGTCTGGCTGATCTGTTTGAGCAATGCCAGGCAGAAGGAGATCTTCTGTCTGCCGGTTTGCCGGTTAAGGTTGATGTACAGCCGCCAGAAAACAAGAGCTGGCAGGTTGCAGGGGATGAAACACAACTTTTACAGGTTGTGGTTAATCTTGTTGAAAATGCTATAAAATATAGCCTTGTTTCAGAAAAAACAAAGTCCGGTAAACTTGTATCTATTACCATAACCTGCCATCAGGCAGAGGAAGATCAACGTTGGCCGAGCGCTGCGGGTATTGTGCTGAGTGTAACGGATAACGGCCCCGGTATTCCGGCCCGACATCTGGCGCGCTTAACAGAACGGTTTTACCGCGTGGCTAAAACTGCGGCCGCTGTGCAGGGCAGTGGGTTGGGGCTTGCTATTGTGCAGCATATTGTCACCCGGCATGGGGGGCGGTTTGTGGTGGAAAGCGCAGTGGGCCAGGGCACATCCTGCCATATCTGGCTACCGCTTTTGCCATTGGTGGCTGATCCTTCATTAAACTGTCACCAAACTGTCTTGCAGCCGTAA
- a CDS encoding adenylosuccinate synthase, with the protein MSNVTVIGAQWGDEGKGKIVDWLASRADIVVRFQGGHNAGHTLVVGNQVYKLSLLPSGVVNNKLGIIGNGVVVDPQALLAEIGRIQEQGLEVTPDTLKIAENAPLILPVHGALDRAREAARGDRKIGTTGRGIGPAYEDKVARRAIRLCDLAEPETLDWKLDELLLHHNTLLAGLGAPVFTKEELLTFLTDIAPKVLPYMAPTWDILDDARRAGRRILFEGAQAVMLDVDHGTYPFVTSSNTVAANAGTGSGMGPTAAGFVLGIAKAYCTRVGEGPFPTELHDETGRRLGERGHEFGTNTGRARRCGWFDSVLVRHAVRVGGINGLALTKLDVLDGLDEIRVCVGYELDGQKVERFPSAPAAQQRVRPVYETLEGWKETTHGARRWADLPAQAIKYVRRIEELVGAPVTLLSTSPDRDDTILMRDPFED; encoded by the coding sequence ATGTCCAACGTAACCGTGATTGGCGCCCAGTGGGGTGATGAAGGCAAAGGCAAAATTGTAGATTGGCTTGCTAGCCGGGCCGATATTGTTGTGCGCTTTCAGGGTGGGCACAATGCCGGACATACGCTGGTTGTGGGCAATCAGGTTTACAAGCTTTCTCTGCTGCCTTCTGGCGTGGTGAACAACAAGCTGGGCATTATCGGCAACGGCGTGGTGGTGGACCCGCAGGCGCTGCTGGCGGAAATTGGCCGTATTCAGGAACAGGGGCTGGAAGTTACGCCCGATACGCTCAAGATTGCAGAAAATGCACCGCTGATTCTGCCTGTGCATGGTGCGCTGGATCGCGCGCGTGAGGCTGCGCGGGGTGATCGTAAAATTGGCACCACAGGCCGTGGCATCGGCCCCGCGTATGAAGATAAAGTGGCCCGTCGTGCTATTCGTCTGTGTGATCTGGCCGAGCCGGAAACGCTGGACTGGAAGCTGGATGAACTGCTGCTGCACCATAACACCCTGCTGGCAGGGCTGGGTGCACCTGTGTTCACCAAGGAAGAACTTCTTACGTTCCTGACAGATATTGCCCCTAAAGTGCTGCCTTATATGGCCCCCACTTGGGATATTCTGGATGATGCCCGCCGTGCAGGCCGCCGTATTCTGTTTGAAGGTGCGCAGGCCGTGATGCTGGATGTAGACCACGGCACCTATCCGTTTGTTACCAGCTCCAACACTGTGGCTGCCAATGCAGGTACGGGTTCTGGCATGGGCCCAACGGCTGCGGGTTTTGTGTTGGGTATTGCCAAGGCTTACTGCACCCGTGTGGGTGAAGGCCCGTTCCCCACAGAACTGCATGATGAAACAGGCCGTCGCCTTGGTGAGCGCGGGCATGAATTTGGCACCAACACGGGTCGTGCGCGCCGTTGTGGCTGGTTTGATTCCGTGCTGGTGCGTCATGCTGTGCGCGTTGGCGGTATAAATGGTTTGGCACTTACCAAGCTGGACGTGCTGGACGGTCTGGATGAAATCCGGGTTTGCGTTGGGTATGAGCTGGACGGGCAGAAGGTCGAACGCTTCCCGTCTGCGCCAGCAGCGCAGCAGCGTGTGCGGCCGGTGTATGAAACTCTGGAAGGTTGGAAGGAAACCACCCACGGTGCACGCCGCTGGGCAGACTTGCCAGCGCAGGCCATTAAATACGTGCGCCGGATTGAAGAGCTGGTGGGTGCGCCTGTTACCCTGCTTTCCACGAGCCCAGATCGGGATGATACTATTCTGATGCGTGATCCGTTTGAAGATTGA
- the trpB gene encoding tryptophan synthase subunit beta has translation MTGDARLLHVWQARFFTRYGSGRPEMADPKEHGTAAVQSNSLRHQPDERGHFGGRHGGRFVAETLMPLILELDEAYKAAKADPAFRKELDYYLKDYVGRPSPLWFAQRMTEELGGAKIFLKREELNHTGSHKLNNVMGQILLARRMGRTRIVAETGAGQHGVATATVCALFGLKCVIYMGATDVERQKPNVFRMRLLGAEVVPVTSGAGTLKDAMNEAMRDWVANIADTYMLIGTVAGPHPYPAMVRDFQSVIGTETKAQMKAAEGRLPDVVVAAIGGGSNAMGIFYPFLDDKSVRLIGVEAAGHGLDSGKTAASIERGRPGVLHGNRTYLLQNADGQIEEAHSISAGLDYPGVGPEHSWLHDIGRAEYVGITDNEALDAFQFCTRMEGIIPALESAHAVAYAAKIAPTLSKDTLLVVNLSGRGDKDIFTVAEHLGVKL, from the coding sequence ATGACAGGCGATGCCAGACTTTTGCATGTCTGGCAGGCGCGGTTTTTCACGCGGTATGGGAGCGGCAGACCAGAAATGGCAGATCCGAAGGAACACGGCACGGCAGCGGTGCAGAGCAATTCCCTCCGGCACCAGCCGGATGAGCGGGGGCATTTTGGTGGGCGTCATGGTGGGCGCTTTGTGGCGGAAACCCTTATGCCTCTCATTCTGGAACTGGATGAAGCCTATAAAGCTGCCAAGGCTGATCCGGCTTTCCGGAAGGAGCTGGATTATTATCTGAAAGATTATGTCGGCCGCCCCAGCCCGCTCTGGTTTGCCCAGCGCATGACAGAAGAACTGGGTGGCGCTAAAATTTTTCTTAAGCGTGAAGAACTCAACCATACGGGTTCCCACAAGCTCAATAACGTTATGGGGCAGATTCTGCTGGCCCGGCGTATGGGCCGCACCCGTATTGTGGCGGAAACCGGGGCGGGCCAGCATGGTGTGGCCACGGCAACCGTATGCGCCCTGTTCGGCCTGAAATGCGTGATCTACATGGGTGCTACCGATGTAGAGCGGCAAAAGCCCAACGTGTTCCGTATGCGTTTGCTAGGTGCGGAGGTCGTGCCCGTTACCTCTGGCGCAGGCACACTGAAAGACGCCATGAATGAGGCCATGCGGGATTGGGTGGCCAACATTGCTGATACCTACATGCTTATTGGCACGGTGGCAGGCCCACACCCATACCCAGCTATGGTGCGTGATTTCCAGAGCGTAATCGGCACGGAAACCAAAGCTCAGATGAAGGCCGCTGAAGGCCGTCTGCCAGATGTTGTGGTGGCCGCTATTGGCGGCGGCTCCAACGCTATGGGCATTTTCTACCCGTTTCTAGATGATAAATCGGTTCGTCTGATCGGTGTGGAAGCCGCAGGCCACGGTCTGGATAGTGGCAAAACCGCTGCTTCTATTGAACGCGGACGCCCCGGTGTGCTGCATGGCAACCGCACATACCTGCTTCAGAACGCAGATGGCCAGATTGAGGAAGCGCATTCCATCAGTGCTGGGCTTGATTACCCCGGTGTGGGGCCGGAACATTCATGGCTGCATGATATTGGCCGCGCAGAATACGTAGGCATTACGGATAATGAGGCCCTGGATGCCTTCCAGTTTTGCACACGTATGGAAGGCATTATTCCCGCGCTGGAATCTGCCCATGCCGTGGCTTATGCCGCCAAAATTGCGCCCACCCTTTCCAAGGATACACTGCTGGTGGTCAACCTTTCTGGGCGGGGTGATAAAGATATTTTCACTGTGGCCGAACATCTGGGGGTCAAGCTGTGA
- the phoB gene encoding phosphate regulon transcriptional regulator PhoB, producing the protein MNKADLLVVEDDPALSRLIGYNLEKQGYAVRVVGDGEAALEEVRQKRPDLLLLDWMLPGISGLEVCRQLRGQPKTATLPIVMLSARGEETDTIRGLDTGADDYLVKPFSMEALFARVKAMLRRLPPADKTLRFDTLVMDRVSHKVERGGRLLALGPTEYRLLEFFMLNPGKVFSREELLKHAWERSSFVELRTVDVHIRRLRQTLNEGDEQDLIRTVRARGYALDLPQG; encoded by the coding sequence ATGAATAAGGCAGATCTTCTGGTGGTTGAGGATGATCCGGCACTCTCCCGGCTTATCGGCTACAATCTTGAAAAACAGGGATACGCAGTCCGTGTTGTAGGAGATGGTGAGGCAGCGCTTGAAGAAGTGCGCCAAAAACGCCCTGATCTGTTGTTGCTGGACTGGATGCTGCCGGGTATTTCCGGCTTAGAAGTGTGCCGCCAGCTACGGGGGCAGCCCAAAACAGCGACGCTTCCGATTGTGATGCTCAGCGCACGTGGAGAAGAAACAGATACGATCCGCGGCTTAGATACTGGGGCGGATGATTATCTTGTAAAGCCTTTTAGCATGGAGGCATTGTTTGCGCGTGTAAAAGCCATGCTGCGCCGCCTGCCACCAGCAGATAAAACATTACGGTTTGATACACTGGTGATGGATCGGGTGAGCCACAAGGTGGAACGTGGCGGGCGCTTGCTGGCGTTAGGGCCAACGGAATATCGGTTGCTGGAATTTTTTATGCTCAACCCAGGTAAAGTTTTCTCGCGCGAGGAACTTTTGAAACATGCTTGGGAACGCAGCTCTTTTGTAGAATTGCGTACGGTAGATGTGCATATTCGTCGCTTGCGGCAAACCCTGAATGAAGGAGATGAGCAAGATCTTATCCGTACAGTGCGAGCCAGAGGGTATGCATTGGATCTGCCACAAGGCTAA
- a CDS encoding ATP phosphoribosyltransferase regulatory subunit, producing the protein MTGTPCSAIARSMTEDPPFSPALLPAGFVDFLTPDARTEAEGVATLMDVFASHGYDRVRPPLIEFEDTYLAGAGAALAEQSFRVMDPDTRRMMVLRPDITPQVARMAATRVASTPRPLRVSYAGVCVVVSPVAAEESSRQIMQTGIELIGPDSPEADAEVMSVGAEALERLGVKDVSFDLTMPPFIPALLEEGNVPEAQRAALMRALDRKDSAAVAEQGGPLASTLIALLEATGLAEHAVARLIEITLPPKARAVLDRLVDTVAALREQCPNLRMTVDPVEFRGWKYHTGVCVTLFAVGRSEELGRGGRYLCNDNEPACGLTLRPDVLFRMIPPTPARPRVYVAPGADKREAARLRTQGYATLAASSLTVEPEIEARRLGCTHVLRGTVCTALS; encoded by the coding sequence ATGACGGGCACGCCATGCAGTGCTATAGCCCGAAGCATGACGGAAGACCCGCCTTTTAGCCCGGCGCTGCTGCCCGCAGGCTTTGTAGATTTTTTAACGCCCGATGCCCGAACCGAGGCAGAAGGCGTTGCCACGCTTATGGACGTGTTTGCATCCCACGGATACGACCGCGTGCGGCCCCCTCTTATAGAGTTTGAGGACACGTATCTGGCGGGTGCCGGTGCGGCCCTTGCGGAACAGAGTTTCCGGGTGATGGACCCGGATACCCGCCGCATGATGGTGCTGCGCCCCGATATTACGCCGCAGGTGGCCCGTATGGCGGCAACCCGTGTGGCCAGCACGCCACGTCCGCTGCGTGTTTCTTACGCCGGTGTGTGTGTTGTGGTGTCTCCCGTGGCTGCGGAAGAAAGCAGCCGCCAGATTATGCAGACGGGTATCGAACTGATAGGCCCCGATTCGCCAGAAGCGGATGCGGAGGTCATGTCTGTTGGGGCGGAAGCGCTTGAGCGTCTGGGTGTGAAGGATGTTTCCTTCGATCTCACCATGCCGCCATTTATTCCAGCATTGCTGGAAGAAGGTAACGTGCCCGAAGCGCAGCGCGCCGCCCTTATGCGTGCGCTGGATCGTAAGGATTCCGCTGCCGTGGCCGAACAGGGTGGCCCACTGGCAAGCACGCTTATTGCATTGCTGGAAGCAACCGGGCTGGCAGAACATGCGGTGGCCCGGCTGATTGAAATTACCTTGCCGCCCAAGGCCCGTGCTGTTCTGGACCGTTTGGTAGATACCGTGGCCGCCCTGCGTGAGCAGTGCCCCAATCTGCGCATGACGGTAGATCCGGTAGAGTTTCGGGGCTGGAAATACCACACAGGTGTGTGTGTCACGCTGTTTGCCGTTGGCCGCTCGGAAGAGCTGGGGCGTGGCGGCCGTTACCTGTGTAATGATAATGAACCCGCCTGTGGGCTGACATTGCGGCCAGATGTGCTGTTCCGCATGATTCCGCCTACACCTGCCCGCCCACGTGTTTATGTGGCGCCGGGGGCAGATAAGCGGGAGGCCGCACGCCTGCGCACGCAGGGTTACGCCACGCTGGCGGCATCTTCTCTCACCGTAGAGCCAGAGATTGAAGCACGCCGTTTGGGTTGCACCCATGTGTTGCGTGGCACCGTTTGCACGGCCTTGTCATGA
- a CDS encoding TIGR03862 family flavoprotein: MTHASAAHIVIVGAGPAGLAAAEYLAQAGYSVQVLERMPSVGRKFLMAGRGGLNITHSEPHEALMRRYGVAQSWLRPALDAWTTQDIQHWMEGLGQAHFTGSSGRVFPSAMKASPLLRAWLARLQALGVVFHTRTAWKGWDEHGHLLVQRAGQDVPHPMQADATLLALGGASWPRLGSAGGWVPVLAQQGVNIAPLQPANCGFETAWSDLFRERFAGVPLKPVALSFAGHRVQGEVMVTANGLEGGAIYALSAPIRAAIAEEGVVTVMVDLRPDMPEQEVARRLAATRPRESLSNKLRKALRLPPVAVALLREGGQDIPSSPQALAARLKAVPVVLSAPQPLARAISTAGGITSDSCTDGFMLRAVPGVFVAGEMLDWEAPTGGYLLHACLATGRAAAKGLQAWLQDTVAKRYPLQP, from the coding sequence ATGACACACGCTTCAGCCGCTCATATTGTTATTGTTGGGGCTGGCCCTGCGGGGTTGGCTGCTGCGGAGTATCTGGCACAGGCCGGTTACAGCGTGCAGGTGCTGGAGCGCATGCCCAGTGTTGGCCGCAAGTTTCTTATGGCAGGGCGGGGTGGGTTAAACATCACGCATTCCGAACCGCATGAGGCCTTGATGCGGCGTTATGGTGTGGCGCAATCATGGTTGCGCCCGGCATTGGATGCATGGACCACGCAGGACATCCAGCACTGGATGGAAGGGCTTGGGCAAGCCCACTTTACGGGGTCTTCTGGCCGTGTGTTTCCTTCGGCCATGAAGGCATCCCCGTTGCTGCGTGCATGGTTGGCGCGGTTGCAGGCGCTTGGCGTTGTTTTTCACACCCGCACCGCATGGAAAGGATGGGATGAGCACGGCCACCTGCTTGTGCAGCGTGCAGGGCAGGATGTACCGCACCCCATGCAGGCAGATGCCACATTACTGGCGCTAGGTGGGGCAAGCTGGCCGCGTTTGGGCAGTGCAGGAGGCTGGGTGCCAGTTCTGGCGCAGCAGGGTGTGAACATAGCGCCCTTACAGCCCGCAAATTGTGGGTTTGAGACAGCATGGTCTGATCTGTTCCGGGAGCGCTTTGCAGGCGTGCCGCTTAAACCTGTGGCACTCAGCTTTGCAGGGCACCGCGTGCAGGGTGAAGTGATGGTAACTGCTAATGGGCTGGAAGGCGGCGCGATTTACGCACTGTCTGCTCCTATTCGGGCCGCCATTGCCGAAGAGGGTGTGGTGACCGTGATGGTAGATTTGCGCCCGGATATGCCAGAGCAGGAAGTAGCCCGCCGTTTGGCCGCTACCCGCCCGCGAGAGAGCCTCTCTAATAAATTACGCAAGGCATTGCGCTTACCGCCTGTTGCTGTCGCATTGCTGCGTGAAGGTGGGCAGGATATTCCTTCCTCACCTCAAGCTTTGGCTGCGCGGTTAAAAGCTGTGCCCGTAGTGTTGAGCGCTCCACAACCGCTTGCCCGTGCCATTTCCACTGCTGGTGGGATTACGTCCGATTCCTGCACAGATGGCTTTATGCTGCGTGCAGTGCCCGGTGTGTTTGTGGCGGGGGAAATGCTGGATTGGGAGGCCCCAACAGGCGGCTATCTGCTGCATGCCTGCCTTGCCACGGGGCGCGCGGCAGCAAAGGGCCTACAGGCATGGTTGCAGGATACAGTGGCTAAGCGGTATCCCCTCCAGCCATGA
- a CDS encoding ATP-binding protein codes for MSSMIIMGEVPGGGPAQLDLAELLATRLLVQGNSGSGKSHLLRRLLEQSARMVQQAIIDPEGDFVSLAEKFGHLVIDGADHSEMALHAAGERMRMHRASVVLNLEGLDADQQMRWAAAFLGGMFEVPRQYWYPVLVVVDEAQLFAPAAAGEVSDEARRASLGAMTNLMCRGRKRGLAGVIATQRLAKLAKNVAAEASNFLMGRTFLDIDMSRAADLLGMERRQAESFRDLARGTFVALGPALCRRPVPVRIGTVETESRSAGPVLTPFEPPPAPVHDLILAPVPVQDMPVRPRKAPAPPPPDLLTQLAAHGEAQAAQAEQEAPEETSETQTEREARMRAILRDMMEDEEAAFRPAPVLYQDFLVRCRIAGLGRNALDMRRFNRALATARSGVDEETSTQPEWQEAEALASTLPEDLQAVGLFLARAALDRQPCPSDAAIARVYGTVSKGRARRLLGWLEDQNLIVLRADGMGRRVLTFIGTGWETLPGNADG; via the coding sequence ATGAGCAGCATGATCATAATGGGTGAAGTGCCGGGGGGTGGCCCGGCACAATTGGATTTGGCCGAACTTCTGGCCACGCGCCTACTGGTGCAGGGTAATTCTGGGTCTGGTAAATCACACCTGCTGCGGCGGTTGCTGGAGCAATCCGCCCGCATGGTGCAGCAGGCGATTATTGACCCGGAGGGGGATTTTGTCAGCCTTGCGGAAAAATTCGGCCATCTGGTGATTGATGGCGCAGACCATTCCGAAATGGCGCTACATGCAGCGGGTGAACGCATGCGTATGCACCGTGCCTCGGTTGTGCTGAATCTGGAAGGTCTGGATGCAGACCAGCAAATGCGTTGGGCTGCTGCATTTTTGGGTGGCATGTTCGAGGTGCCGCGCCAATACTGGTATCCGGTGCTGGTGGTGGTGGATGAAGCGCAGCTTTTTGCCCCAGCAGCCGCAGGTGAAGTTTCGGACGAAGCCCGGCGTGCATCCCTTGGCGCCATGACAAACCTGATGTGCCGTGGTCGTAAACGTGGTTTGGCCGGGGTTATTGCCACGCAGCGTTTGGCCAAGCTGGCCAAAAATGTGGCTGCAGAAGCCTCCAACTTTCTGATGGGCCGCACATTTCTGGATATTGATATGTCCCGCGCGGCAGATTTGCTGGGGATGGAGCGCAGGCAGGCCGAATCGTTCCGAGATTTAGCACGCGGCACTTTTGTAGCACTTGGTCCAGCCTTGTGCCGCAGGCCAGTGCCGGTGCGTATTGGCACAGTAGAAACAGAAAGCCGCTCTGCCGGGCCGGTGCTTACGCCGTTTGAGCCGCCACCAGCGCCTGTGCATGATCTTATCCTGGCCCCCGTGCCTGTGCAGGATATGCCTGTTCGCCCACGCAAAGCGCCTGCACCGCCACCGCCTGATCTGCTAACTCAACTTGCGGCACATGGTGAGGCACAGGCCGCTCAAGCCGAACAGGAAGCCCCCGAAGAAACATCTGAAACCCAAACCGAGCGTGAAGCCCGCATGCGCGCCATTCTGCGTGACATGATGGAAGATGAAGAAGCTGCTTTTCGACCAGCACCCGTTTTGTATCAGGATTTTCTGGTAAGGTGCCGGATTGCCGGATTGGGGCGGAATGCGCTGGATATGCGGCGCTTTAACCGGGCTTTGGCCACAGCTCGCAGCGGTGTGGATGAAGAAACATCCACGCAGCCCGAATGGCAGGAGGCCGAAGCTCTGGCCTCCACTTTGCCGGAAGACCTTCAGGCTGTGGGGCTTTTTCTGGCACGTGCCGCCTTGGATCGGCAGCCATGTCCATCTGATGCCGCTATTGCGCGAGTGTACGGCACGGTTTCAAAGGGGCGTGCACGCCGTCTGCTAGGGTGGTTGGAAGACCAGAATCTGATTGTATTGCGTGCAGATGGTATGGGCCGCCGTGTGCTTACTTTTATCGGTACAGGGTGGGAAACGCTGCCCGGCAACGCAGATGGCTGA
- the trpA gene encoding tryptophan synthase subunit alpha — protein sequence MSRIAARFKALAAEGRGALIPYLEAYDPDWDTSLELLRKMPAAGADLIEIGMPFSDPSADGPVIQAAARRGLKAGATLAGVLDMVTDFRQQDNKTPIILMGYLNPVESYGYERFCRDAAGAGVDGLILVDLPPEEADVLAPFAKANGLDIIRLVAPTTSDKRLPYVLSHASGFVYYVSITGITGTRSATTHDLEEAIPRLRKVTKLPIAIGFGVRTPQQAANASSIADGAVVASALLSTLADTLDDKGRATAETLPRVLAQIEDLAKAVRNAGGKAV from the coding sequence GTGAGCCGTATAGCAGCCCGTTTTAAAGCACTTGCCGCTGAAGGCCGCGGTGCGCTTATCCCGTATCTGGAAGCGTATGATCCGGATTGGGATACATCGCTCGAACTGCTGCGGAAAATGCCCGCTGCTGGTGCGGATTTGATTGAAATTGGCATGCCTTTTTCAGATCCTTCCGCCGATGGCCCTGTTATTCAGGCTGCTGCTCGTCGTGGCCTTAAGGCCGGGGCCACGCTGGCAGGCGTGCTGGATATGGTAACGGATTTTCGTCAGCAGGATAACAAAACCCCCATTATCCTTATGGGGTATTTGAACCCGGTAGAATCCTACGGATATGAACGCTTTTGCCGTGATGCTGCGGGCGCTGGCGTGGACGGCTTGATTCTGGTGGATCTGCCGCCAGAGGAAGCCGATGTGCTGGCACCATTTGCCAAGGCAAACGGGTTGGATATCATCCGGCTTGTGGCGCCCACCACATCGGATAAGCGCCTGCCTTATGTGCTCTCTCATGCTTCTGGGTTTGTGTATTACGTGAGCATTACGGGCATTACGGGCACACGTTCCGCTACCACGCATGATCTGGAAGAAGCCATTCCGCGCCTGCGTAAGGTAACAAAGCTGCCCATCGCCATTGGGTTTGGTGTGCGTACGCCGCAGCAGGCTGCCAACGCTTCCAGCATTGCAGATGGTGCTGTTGTGGCCTCGGCCTTGCTATCCACCTTGGCAGATACGTTGGATGACAAAGGGCGTGCTACGGCGGAAACTTTGCCACGCGTGTTGGCGCAGATTGAAGATCTGGCAAAAGCCGTGCGCAACGCTGGCGGAAAGGCGGTATGA